TTGAAGGCCTCAAACTCTACTACTATGCCCCTGATTTGCTCAAGTGTTCAAGGCTTCAAGCTCTGCTGTGTATTCGCCACGCCAATGCGTGTATGGCATCGCCATGCCGTGCGCCATAGGTgctgtaaagttgtgaaggtggtgggttgCCACACCGCCATAACAACTGTGTGGGATCTAGTTGATAGAGAAATTTGTTACTAACTCTAATGAGACTTTTGATGTTACAGATTCATAGTAGATGCTTTCAATTAACTGCtacatctaaaattaaaaataagcaAGCGCTTTGAAAAGCTACAATGATGCCAAACAACAACTTAAGGTAGTTGTGCTAGTAATGGACATATGTCCTATCTGAACAAAAATATGTCACAGAAGCATATAAGCATTAGCATTCCTTCCTTAGTGTGCTTAAACTTTGCATCACTCCCAAGTGCAATGCCCTCAAGCTACGGCACTTGGTGTGCTGCTAACTGAATTGCAATACCAGACTCCCCAAGTGATTTCATTCAGTTTTGTGTACCTTTGGTGCCATCTTTTAGTATCTGCTGCCAAGGCGCATGATCTCAGATTGGCTATAACAGGTTGCGATATTACCATGAGATACTCCCAAGAACTATGTTGTGGGAGGCAATGGAAAACTACATGGTGGAAGTGAACCATGAAATcacatgaaactaattttaattGGACTTTGCTTGATAATTATCAGTTGGTCAGTATAGTTGCGAACTTGTGATATTGGGTTTAAAAGATGACTAGGGCCATTGACCACCCCTCCCTCAACCCACGAGCGAGTGCGCACACACAATTTTGAATTACTTTGATCACTTCCATTCAAGGCACTAAATCAACAACCCTACACCAAAATACGTTTATGTTATTTGACCATCCTTGTCCTCCTAATATGTTCAACGGCTTGTTGCTCTGTTTCTCACACCAATGAATGCCTATCTATCCACTGCCGGCAAGCAGAAGCAGGATAACATCTGAGGATTTCTCAGCATGATCGCATAGGGGCTCCTCTACCCAAGTAAGGCCATGCATTGAGCCAGTGTATGCTAGTATCAGTCATCAGATATTGGGTTGATTATTGTGAGCTGCAGACTTGTTGCAATTTCCATCAAGGAAAGGCAAACAAAATCTAAAAGAGAATGAAAGAAAATGATAACATAAACATCAGTAGGActaacaagcaagcaaagcttAATTGATTTTGGAAATGGTGTCACTGACAAGAAGGCACCTGAGCCCAGTTTTACATAATGGGTCCATGGCAGGAAATTTTATATAATGGGTCCAAATTTGTAGGTAAAAATGGTAGATATACTATACCCTCCACCCAAAATAACTGTTAGGAGTAATCTCCACTTTCATTCCTTTAAAATTCATAGAGTTTTCTTTAGGCAGTACTGAAGCAGTTTTCTTAGTTATTTCCACTTTTCGCTATTTGCGGCATGCTGGTCAGAACCAACTATCGTGATTGCTTGATTCTGAATACCATTAGTGTAGCTGCACATAGGGATCTAAAACCACAAGATTGCTATATACAGATGGTCCATAAGAGTGGGTTTTGATTCCGGCTACCAGATTGCACTTACAGATTAATGGGTATTCCTGCTGGATAACAGGCATGGTACACATACTACTGCACTACTACACTAGGTACAAGTAGACAAATCAATAAGTGACACAACTATCCAGAAACTTCAACAAAAATTAAATCCTAGACTATAAAACTATGTCATGAGCAATGATTCGCAAGAAAGATGAGTATGACTGCCCAACAATTTCAGGTGGTCCTCCCAAATTGCTAACCAACCCGTCCGTCTAAAATTGTGCCAATAATTGAGGAATCGAACAATTCTTCGCTTATCCATAAAGGAACAAGACTTGCAAGTTTCAACAAAAATCTTCACCACATAATGATCATTTAGAAGGAAAGGGGAATTGGACCTCACCAACAACACCAGGGAGATGCTAAATTTACCCCCACCGTTCCACCTTTGCACTATAAGTCTACAACCCGATCTTAAAGTAAACCTATATTTGGCTAAGAGTTTCTTGACTACTTGACGATAACAACGATAACATTTCACCAAAGTTGCATAAGATGAACTTCGCATCATTCAGAGGCAATGCCAAATCGGGGTTTCTCCAGCAACCCAGGTCACCCCCTAGATAATCATCCCCCGAGCCCAATCTCCTTCGCCCTCTCCTACCTTGCTCTAAGCATGGCAAAATCCGTCCAAGAATTCAAGCAACCTTTCTTGGAAATAAAGATCCCACCTTTCCACTCAATTCGCAGCCCGCAAATCAAACAAACGCGCTATATACAACAAGGCATCTCAGGAGAAATGATGAACGCGGACTGTACTCACCGACGACCCCAGCCGACGACTCCTCGGACCCCATGGCGAACCCCTCCGCTTCCTCCAGCTTCAAGTGCTGCCCTGCAATTTCTTGTCCCGGGAGAAGAGAAGGATGCGTACTGGAAGCGGCGGTGATGATTGGTACTAAACTGAGCCGGGAGGAGAACGAATATTCGAAGCCCCGCGTGAGGTCGCCTTCGAAGAGAGGGGAAGAAGGGAGAGCATGGGAGGAAGGGAACTGAAGTGCtctagaaaggaaaaaaaggattACAGCTGGACAGGGTCCCTCACAAGGAAGGACAGCACAAAAGGGCAAGAAGCGAAGAATACAATGGAGTAGTTAGCGATGGAGATAAATATCTGAATACAGTGGAGTAGTCAGCGATGGAGTTCAGGCCTGTTTGTCACAACCTTTTTTTTCCGAGGAACTTGCCACAACTTGTGCTTCCACTTCTCcataaaatgaaaaataaatatctgAAGTATTGCGCAAtgatagattttttattttttacaaaaatatcaCTCGAATGATAattttaatgatattttttaattctttaATGACAAGCTTACAATAACATCAGGAGTAGTGATTTCTTTATaattattctataaaaaaatagaatttgtgattgaaCTGAGAAGCAGAAGATTCATACGGTAATCATACTTCTTACTAGTACCAAGTTCCTAAAGAATTTTGATTCCAAACAAATTTAAAAGTGCAAATTGCACTGAATATACTGACCTCGTTTACACACAACAACAGTGTAGAGAAACCATGCACGTCTCCACAACAGCGTAGAGACCTTGGGTTTCTGAAGAAAATCGAAGTATATGCATTCTTCTTCATGTCAACCATTCATTTGGGGAATCAACTTGAAGCAATCCCATTAGTTACACGGCACAATAGCATCTTACTCTTTTACTTCTTACTCTTTTACTTCACGAAGTTAGGATATAAAATTCTAAATCTTACTCTCACGACTTTTTCTTTAGTATTACATCTTCAAACATATGGAGTCGACTACAAAAATGCATTAGAACATATTTTTCCAAATCCCAGTTATTACTGCTATTATTGATGTACCCAGCAACAACCAACAATCCAGACGAACAAGAAAATGGCCATTATGTGCAGCTCAATCATGCACGAAAACCTGCGTAAGGAGAAAATTGCATGGAAGCAGGCACCACATAAGATCCCTTGCAGAATCATAGCATGCCATCTCTGAGCAGCACATAACAGAACTACAAAACATCAATGGTACAGTTCTccagtgagtttttttttttgcctgaatTTCAATAATTCTAAATGTTTGTAAATTTTACAGATGAAATTTCACAAGTCATAACAATCTACAGAAATCTGGTTGTCTTCTCCAGGTTTCTACTATTAGCCCCACCCAAAAACCAGGACGCAATATCATCATCAGACTCAACCAGCTCCATGCTTCTTGGAAGACGGACATGGTTAAAAGGCTGATTATGTTCTTGTGATTCCTTTATTGGAAGCCCATTGTTTCTCTTGGACATTTCTTCCTTCCATTTCTCCCTTGCAAGAGGATCTTGGGAAATAGCAGTCCTGCCCCCAACAATGGGAAAACTTTCAAGGAACTTGCAGTCCTTCTGCATTGGGAGCATACTGTTAGCACCGTTATCACCCtgatcctcctctgagctccaGAAATCTGAATCTTCGTCAGATAGTGGATTAATTTTTTCTGCAATTTGCCACTTTTTTAATTGGACGCCATCTTGAACAAATGAAATAGTCGGATTCTTATTATGTTTCAGATCATGCTGTGGTTCAATACTGTCTTGGCTGTTCAAAGATTTTGGTCTCTTCCAACCACATTTCAAGCAGAATGCATTCCTCTTGAAGTTCAAATAATTGCACCTGTCATAAACGATTCAACATATAATTATCTTGCACTGTCTGAAATTAAACTAGAAGTCAACATCATGACGGTGAAAGGCTAGCCATACATAACTAACATCATCTTCCAATTATTGTTTCATATTGGTAGACACTAAAACAATCAATGGTTGAGCAGATATAATGGTATGTCCGTATGCATTGGAAATAAGCACTCACGAGGCACACTCCCATTCTCCTGGGTTAAGGAAACGGTTTGTTGGCTTCTCATGGCATTGCAAGCATCTTGTATTCTTTGCAAAATTCAAAAAGTTGCACCTGAAAATGTAAGCTCAGTACAAGATAGAGAAAAACAGTACTCCCAGTTAGTCTTCATCATAAACTAGAGCTATCAGCAAGCTCACTTTTTGCATATCCAGTCACCCTTTTTGAGAGGTAGATGCTCTTGGTCCTCATGCAGCAACTGATACCTCTCTTGGAACTCTCCATTGCAGcgcaaacatttgatattctttgcaaAGTTCAGAAAGTCGCATCTGAAAAATAAATGCAAGGCATTATGACCGAGTGGATAGGTGACAGAATGCAAATATTAATTTTTCCAACATACTTGGGACAATTCCAATCACCCTGCTTCATGGGTACAGCAGATTGACCTTTGTGTTTTGCAGATTTCGCAGAGCTGGAACCAGGTCCCCTAGAATCGACCTCGACAACTTCGTTCAGTAGGTTCTTTATTGATTCCTTGACCGTTTTGTTCAGGCAAGCTCTGTTCTCTACATGGCCAGTAATGATATCAAGACCATAAGTCAAAAGGATGCGCATAACATCCACAGTTCTTCCAACTTCCTCTTTTCTAGCCTTTATGTAGGCCCTCTCGCAACTTCCCCTTAAATTGCATTGGCTGCAAACCTGTAAGCATAAGCTGATGCTGGAGATATGGTAAATGCTACATAAACTAATGCACAAACTTAACAACCCAAACTTTCGAAATTAGTGAATTAGAATATACAGATTTGAGGATCCAATAGGCTTGGGAAACTAGACTGCATCAGCAGCATGGCAAACCCCCGCCCCCCTGTcctcttttttgcaaaaatatataGGATCAATGTTTCAAAAGGTGCTAGGTAGGCGGGGCGGGCAGGCTCTGCCTAGCGTCTAGGCTCGGTGGTCATACTTTTGGCATGTTAacaaagaaaaatagagaaaatagggAAAACATTAGCACATAGAAAATacagaaaataggaaaaatgcCTAGGTGCTAGGCGAAGCGGTGCTGCTCCGCCTAGCGCCTAGACGCCGCCTAAGACCGCTTTTTAAACACTGTATAGGATTAATGTCAAGGTTCTAGTTCTCAAGAAACAAGAAAGGAACAAGTAAAAGACATGTAACATACAATTTAAACTATAAGGAACAAATAGGTTTAACTGCTTTATTCCTTCTCATCATATATTTGCAGTCAAAGACATGTAATGTTCAATTTTATAAGCAAACAGATTAAGATCACACTCTATTATATTATCATCACCCAAGGTCTGAAAGGTCATGAAGTTGACGAAGCCTAATAAAGATTTTATTTGTACATGAGCTTAGTTTTCTGTTATTTCTTGTGTATATAATTTCGATATTGCCACGTAGATCCTACCCAAGACTTTGTGTATTTATTCAGAATATTTAAACAAAAagtaattttaaaattaaagtgaaatgaaaaggaaaaatatggTGCATCAAGAGAACTGTTCTTTACATATTTCTATGTAGTTACCTCTCCTTCATCAAGGCCTACATGAGCCCGCAATCGCTTCCCAGAATTAACAACTTTCCTGTCAATGCTGGGGCAGCCACATCGCAGGGCAACCTGAATATCCCATCTTGATATATGCCTGCAACAAAAGATTTTAAGCTTTAGATTCATGGTATAGGGATATCATATAGTTTCACTGCATCCATTTAAGTCCCTGTAGTTGCAAGCTGGGACTCAGTAAACAGAAGATAACAGTGCTACTTTACATCCTGAAACCATGTCTCGAAATTGCACATATTGGCTGATTCATCTTAGCATCTTTGTAGTATAGTGTAGTGATAGAATTTGTGGAATACCATAAGGGTACTTTGCGCTGGTTACCAACCCAAAAATGATACTATTAGGCAGCTTTGCTCCAAAAGGTGCTACTGAAATGTGCATTGTCAATTTGGCATAGCTTTGTGCCTGAGGCACAACTGCCAAAGCACGTGTCTTTATGCCTATGGTAAACACGCAACTGCCTCGCATGCATCAGAGTGCCTGTGGAAGAACTAGAAGGAAACGCAAATGGCTGTCACATTTCCACAAACACCTAGCGTGCAGCTAAAACCATAGCCCCAGCAGATAAAACGGCCTCAACGCGCACACCAACCCAGATACCCAGGCGGCCAGGCCGAGAACCTACCCCAATAACGGCTCCTCCGAGCTCAGCCACCTCACCTGATAAGCTCCGGGCGCTCACGCCCAAAGCGGAGGCAGGCAGTGCGAACAAGGTTGGTGTCCTTGGACGGCGAGCCGGAGCAGGCGGCGAAGGGGGAAGGGTCGACGTGGCCCTTCCGGAGGAGAAGCTCCATCAGCGCCACCCACTCCGGCCACGGGTGCGCTATATCCACGGCCGCCGGTCTCCCGCCTGCGAGAGCGCGACCACTTCTTGGCTCTTCTGCTATTTGGCATTGCtcccgaggaggaggaggaagaggtggtgttgGTGGTTGGTGGGAGTGGGAAAGCTCGAGGTCGTCGAGCTCGGAGCGGAGGAAGGCGAGCCTCGAGTCCGGCCGGGGAGGCGGGCGGTGGTGGGACAGCCGCCGGAGCGCGGTCGCCGCGGCCACGGTGGCGACGCGTCGGTGCATCTCTTGCAAAGGTCCAGCCCGTGTCAGCTCCGTCAGGTTTGAAGTTGCCAACCAAACTCGGAGCCTGCCCAGCCCAACACGACCAGGTCTAATGTAGTATTACCTCTACTTTAGTTTACTTATCACCTTTTACTGTAGCTATTTGATTCCTGcattttaaaaaagaatttatagatatttaaaaaatttatattattagatttatcatgaaataaattttactAGTGTTGTATATTTTCAAGTATCTATAAatactttttagaaaaaaaacatttggtccaaattgctacagtaaaaagcAGTAGTAAGTAAATTGAAATCGAGGGAGTATGATTTGTTTGGCCCGACTAAAGCACTAGAGGTCTGGAGCTTGTACAATGAACTAGTTTTGCTTATTGAGATTTACGGGGACTTCAATCTGTGAGTCCTACGTAAACACTATTATATTAAGATAGTCATAGTAGGGTTTGAAAATACGATGGTAACCGCTTGGTTATCGCGGTTACTGTCTAATTCGATCTGCATCACATTTAGAAACCAAGAGGTTACCGATCAaacttaaattcaaaaataaaaaacttaaaaattTGATCGGTTTCTACCAAATTTCACCGAATTATTGTGCGGTTACCGATCCCGAGTGGTTTTCGGTGGTCTATCAAATTTGGGAACCTTGAGTCATAGTGGGAATATCGGAAGATCCCCACACAAAATACTTTTCCGCGCATTTTCAGGAATAAAATGCTAAAAataaaacagatatatatatttacttTTACATATTCTAGGACAGAATATGCTAGCCGGAGTCATATTGGTATCTCTTCCTTGCAATTGTAAAGATTAGACAGCACATAATTCAAGGGCAGTATAAAATCATAATGATACCCGACAGCTGATTCTACCTCAGGCTCATACATAGTAAAATGACAATTTTCATAAGTTATGACAGACGGCATTTGGTTTCGGTTTACATTCTAATCCAGATCACAGATGGACGGTGTATAATCCTTGCTTTCATCCTCGACAAAATGCGATGACAATGCATAGAAAAGTTGCCATCAAGATGATCATGGTGACTGCCAGATCTCTGAAACATCGGATACAGAGAGTTCCTAGCTTCACATTCTTGAGCACAAAAGATGATCATCTAAACTGCCACTAAACAAACGGATCTCCCACTACATTCTCAACCATCATCACGAATCACTGAAGAAGTGTAGATGTGAAGGTTCAACCAATCGTCGTCGTCAGAGTGCTAGGCGCTTCAGTTTGTCCATGAGAAGATGAGCAACTGACTCGTATCCTTGCTCCCTTGCTGTTGCGATACCGAATGAATTGAGAAAAGGAGGCACAAATATGGATAGAAATTACAATCGGCAAGAACAGCATGCATCACATGTATTGAACAAGACGTAGAGCCAAAATTACCGTTATATATGGCAATCCTAGCCGGTGCTATCTTCTTCCTCTTTAAGAAGATGCAGCTGCGTCATTTTATGACAAAAGGTTAGCACGTGAGCAATGCGGGACGCATTGTTCAAAAGATTTACATGTTCTAACAGCGCCATTTCAAGGACTGATGGTAGAACCAAAGAGCGCAAGATTCGAGAAGCTCTCACCTGTTGCATATCCAGAACTTCTTGATGCCCTTCTCCTCGATGTAGTGAGGGCACATCCAGTTCTTGTTCTTCCTTACCTCTTCCATCTCTGCCACTACGGCTCAAAATTCAGTAGACGTGccaatataaatatatagttcACGAAGAACAATGGCATTTCCTGACAGCGGTGAGCAAGTCTGCTTACCTTCACCGTACCTAAGTTTCAGGCAAGCACGGCAGAGTATCCCATTCAACCCATTCGAAGAATGGCAAGATGAGCACTCCGTCTTGCCTATCAAAGAATTATCCAAGGGCTGACTATGATTAGATTAGATGCAAACGATTGGGGAAAAGGAGAGATCTTTACGGATTCTTTGTACCCAAGCACGTCCGCTTCAGGTCCCCCTCCCTGCAACGCTTGCAGTCTTCCTCGCCGCACAATTTCTTTTGCCTTCGATCGCACGAGAACAAGTTTTCTCAATATTGAGCTCCAACCAACTTACTCAATAGCCTAAGCGAAAAGACGCTAATCTCGCATGATCTTTCTCAACAAAACGATCGGGAGGACTAATCGGTGATACATGCAGATAATGATGCGTGCGCACCTGCAGAGATGGTAACAAATCCCAATAACAGGGTCGTACATGGCCCCCTCGCATTGTTGTCGCACTGCCTCTCCTGCAGCGCCTTCACCCTCTCCTTGTCGACCACCACCACagctttctcctcctcctcctccaccgctgcTGCCATTGCCGCCAATTTACTCAAAGATCCTACGAGACGACAAAAGGAACTTGTTTGAGTTGCTTCACATTACATTCAACAGGACCCGATCCTTGAAAGAGCGATGAATGCGGCAACCTTTGGGAGGCAACGCCTTTTGCTGCGTGGACTGCAAATTCAGTCGGGCGGAGCGGCGGTGGTCAGTCGGCGTCGCGGTGATGAGGCGGCTGGAGCGGCAGAGCGGGGTCATGCTCATGACCCGTGGCCTGGGGGTCTTCCGGGGGCTGGCGCTCCCCGCCGCACGGCGGCAGGAGGCGGAGGTgttgtcgcggagctccctatCGCAGCGACGCAGGCCAAGCATCTTCATCTGGGCCTGCACGCACGGTTCGCCGGGTTCCCAAGAATCAGTGGTAGCCGCAAGAAATTCGTCATCTGATGGAGTTCGAATTTGGGGGAAGATACATGCACCTTACCATGTTCTCAGATACGCGGGCATCGCAGAGGCTCTCGTAGTCGGACTTGGCGCCGAACCTCGCCATGGCGGCGCCTtcagtggcggcggtggcgttcTTCGACAGGTTGCAAAGATTGACTATGGTGGGCAAGGTTTGCTGGTGGCTCTATTTTATATGCAGTCTGCAGTGTAGTTTTGGTAGAGCgttttttttaccattttaccTATCAAGCTTGCGACAGAGGATTAAGTCCAGGAAATAAAGTGGGCATAATGCTGGAATGTTATATGCCGCGTACAGCAGGCCTACACGCTCGCCGCATGCCCTTCCTCTCAGTTTGTCACCGCACCGACTCCAGTGTCGTCTTGCCATCCATGCTTCCCTCGCGTCTACGCTAGCGAGCTCCCCCGACCTGATCTGGCCATCGATGCTTTTCTTGTGCCTACAGTAGGTGAGTCTTTTAGTCTGATCGGACGTCGACTCACCCTCCGTCTCCCACTCACTTGTAGCCCCAACTCTGCTGGTGAGCCCCTTAGTCCTACCACCCTCCCCCACTACCGCCTTAAGGTCATGGCTCGCTCATCAGCAAGCCCTACCTCTAATATTACTTGGAACAAATTTTCTTTCCcacacaatattttttctcgGTGAAACAATTTTACCTAGGTCTAGAACAATCTAGATCTCGCTTGATGTCTTGTTGACGCTGGAAAAGATACGGTCAATGACTGTCAGACCCCCATTTTTGGGATCCACTGTGCatcagtagctgatacacacattTCTTACATATTAACACCACAGTCatacatcaatttttttttataataccATAAATAGTCTTCACAGGTTTTACAACACATAATCTAATACAAACTATGGCACACGACCTTATTGAAAAGAGACACGAGAACGGAAGTAAAGGTAGCTCAATGCCTACATGCAATTTGGATGCGGA
The nucleotide sequence above comes from Phragmites australis chromosome 4, lpPhrAust1.1, whole genome shotgun sequence. Encoded proteins:
- the LOC133915599 gene encoding zinc finger protein VAR3, chloroplastic-like; this translates as MHRRVATVAAATALRRLSHHRPPPRPDSRLAFLRSELDDLELSHSHQPPTPPLPPPPREQCQIAEEPRSGRALAGGRPAAVDIAHPWPEWVALMELLLRKGHVDPSPFAACSGSPSKDTNLVRTACLRFGRERPELIRHISRWDIQVALRCGCPSIDRKVVNSGKRLRAHVGLDEGEVCSQCNLRGSCERAYIKARKEEVGRTVDVMRILLTYGLDIITGHVENRACLNKTVKESIKNLLNEVVEVDSRGPGSSSAKSAKHKGQSAVPMKQGDWNCPKCDFLNFAKNIKCLRCNGEFQERYQLLHEDQEHLPLKKGDWICKKCNFLNFAKNTRCLQCHEKPTNRFLNPGEWECASCNYLNFKRNAFCLKCGWKRPKSLNSQDSIEPQHDLKHNKNPTISFVQDGVQLKKWQIAEKINPLSDEDSDFWSSEEDQGDNGANSMLPMQKDCKFLESFPIVGGRTAISQDPLAREKWKEEMSKRNNGLPIKESQEHNQPFNHVRLPRSMELVESDDDIASWFLGGANSRNLEKTTRFL